TTTACACCGCTGATAACCTCCAGCTTTCCTTCTTTCAAGAAAGATAAAGACAGGTTTGAAGGAGTACCGCCAAAAAGGTCCGTCAAAATTAAGACACCTTTGCCCTTATTTACCTTCTTTATGCTGGAGGAAATCTCCTTCTTTAATTCCTCGACACCTTTTGTTGGATCCACCGAAATGGCAAGCACGCCATCCATCCTGCCCTTTATCAGCTCAGCGGACTGTATCAACTCATATCCAAGATTGCCATGAGTTATTATCAGTACACCTACCATTATTTTCTACCCCTAAATTAACTTTTGATAAAGTACGCTAATTGATTGTCCTCTCATTGTCAAGAATTTATCATTATCTGTCCAACACGGCAGTTTTTCACCCTTGACATAAAACCTCATTCATCATAGATTGACCGGGAGTGGGCAAGCGCCCTCAAAACCACATTGTTCAGTTTTTCAAAGGTATAGAGAGGGCTCACAGCTCACATTAGAAGTCCCCCGCTTCTGTGAGGAATGAGAAAACTATACTTTTTTAAACTTCTGTTCTTATAATGGCCACAAA
Above is a genomic segment from Syntrophales bacterium containing:
- a CDS encoding PTS fructose transporter subunit IIA, with protein sequence MVGVLIITHGNLGYELIQSAELIKGRMDGVLAISVDPTKGVEELKKEISSSIKKVNKGKGVLILTDLFGGTPSNLSLSFLKEGKLEVISGVNLPMLLKLPDIREKDLADFAYSVKDYGMKNISLASEILNKKIGKK